A portion of the Suricata suricatta isolate VVHF042 chromosome 11, meerkat_22Aug2017_6uvM2_HiC, whole genome shotgun sequence genome contains these proteins:
- the SERPINH1 gene encoding serpin H1, which produces MHFLTLISACCLLAGALAAEVKKPAAAAAPGVAEKLSPKAATLAERSAGLAFSLYQAMAKDQAVENILLSPVVVASSLGLVSLGGKAATASQAKAVLSAEQLRDEEVHAGLGELLRTLSNNTARNVTWKLGSRLYGPSSVSFAEDFVRSSKQHYNCEHSKINFRDKRSALQSINEWAAQTTDGKLPEVTKDVERTDGALLVNAMFFKPHWDERFHHKMVDNRGFMVTRSYTVGVTMMHRTGLYNYYDDEKEKLQIVEMPLAHKLSSLIILMPHHVEPLERLEKLLTKEQLKSWMGKMQKKAVAISLPKGVVEVTHDLQKHLAGLGLTEAIDKNKADLSRMSGKKDLYLASVFHATAFEWDTEGNPFDQDIYGREELRSPKLFYADHPFIFLVRDTQSGSLLFIGRLVRPKGDKMRDEL; this is translated from the exons ATGCACTTCCTCACGCTCATCAGCGCCTGCTGCCTCCTGGCCGGGGCTCTGGCCGCCGAGGTGAAGAAGCCTGCGGCCGCCGCAGCACCAGGCGTGGCAGAGAAGCTGAGCCCCAAAGCAGCCACACTGGCTGAGCGCAGTGCCGGCCTGGCCTTCAGCCTGTACCAGGCCATGGCCAAGGACCAGGCGGTGGAGAACATCCTGCTGTCACCTGTGGTGGTGGCCTCGTCCCTGGGGCTCGTGTCGCTGGGGGGCAAGGCGGCCACGGCGTCCCAGGCCAAGGCGGTGCTGAGCGCCGAGCAGCTGCGCGATGAGGAGGTGCACGCGGGCCTGGGCGAGCTGCTGCGGACGCTCAGCAACAACACGGCACGCAACGTGACCTGGAAGCTGGGCAGCCGCCTGTACGGGCCCAGCTCGGTGAGCTTCGCCGAGGACTTCGTGCGCAGCAGCAAGCAGCACTACAACTGTGAGCACTCCAAGATCAACTTCCGCGACAAGCGCAGCGCCCTGCAGTCCATCAACGAGTGGGCAGCGCAGACCACCGACGGCAAGCTGCCCGAGGTCACCAAGGACGTGGAGCGCACAGACGGTGCCCTGCTGGTCAATGCCATGTTCTTCAAGC CACACTGGGACGAGAGGTTCCACCACAAGATGGTGGACAATCGAGGCTTCATGGTGACCCGCTCCTATACTGTGGGCGTTACGATGATGCACCGCACAG GCCTCTACAACTACTACGATGACGAGAAGGAGAAACTGCAGATTGTGGAGATGCCACTGGCCCACAAGCTCTCCAGCCTCATCATCCTTATGCCGCACCATGTGGAGCCCCTGGAGCGCCTTGAGAAGCTGCTGACCAAGGAGCAGCTGAAGAGCTGGATGGGGAAGATGCAAAAGAAGGCTGTCGCCATCTCCCTGCCCAAGGGTGTGGTAGAGGTGACCCACGacctgcag AAACACTTGGCCGGGCTGGGTCTGACTGAGGCCATCGACAAGAACAAGGCAGATCTCTCACGCATGTCAGGCAAGAAGGACCTGTACTTGGCCAGTGTGTTCCACGCCACCGCCTTCGAGTGGGACACGGAGGGGAACCCCTTTGACCAGGACATCTATGGGCGTGAGGAGCTGCGTAGCCCCAAGCTCTTCTATGCCGACCACCCCTTCATCTTCCTGGTTCGAGACACCCAGAGCGGCTCCCTGCTGTTCATTGGGCGCCTGGTCCGGCCCAAGGGTGACAAGATGCGAGACGAGCTGTAG